A genomic window from Candidatus Pelagisphaera phototrophica includes:
- a CDS encoding MBOAT family O-acyltransferase has translation MMGFNTLAFWAAFGLFFVLYWTALNKPGRSRIRNLSILVASYAFYASWDWRALSIIFISSMVSFWSAIMMGRSAPNKKWWLCLSAATNLGFLAAFKYFDFFIESAELMLSVFLGETSFARTGWILPVGLSFYTFQTLGYSIDVYRGRFQPVKDPILFLSFVAFFPQLIAGPIERAKALIPQFQEIKPFDRAATKDAILLILWGLFKKIVIADRLAVFVDTAYANPALLTAETTCLTIFFFAIQLYCDFSGYCDIAIGLARLMGFRLSRNFKRPLLAASFSDLWKRWHITIHAWFRDYLFCHLKRDKARFWVFTNILIIFGISGLWHGASWNFIGWGLVNGLFLVTLQGIVCEPLLRQKSKITRLASTVIGSIFIYTSLVLFRGQDLGQSIEILGKLTEWSLPWDFIGNAKRHLSPFGLNGWELLFTGLFVIALFAIEILQEVNHPITFSFRYHKGLQRWSAAILLFLTITFFGFYDDRTSAHRMELFETEAFFEMDEMDELEEAFIYERF, from the coding sequence ATGATGGGATTCAACACCTTAGCTTTCTGGGCAGCCTTTGGGCTTTTCTTCGTTCTCTACTGGACGGCTCTGAATAAGCCTGGACGGTCGCGAATCCGCAACCTTTCCATCCTCGTAGCAAGCTACGCATTTTACGCCAGCTGGGACTGGAGGGCCTTATCTATAATTTTTATAAGCTCTATGGTGAGTTTTTGGAGTGCGATAATGATGGGTAGGTCCGCACCCAATAAAAAGTGGTGGCTCTGCCTAAGTGCGGCTACCAACCTAGGCTTTTTGGCAGCATTCAAGTACTTCGACTTTTTCATCGAATCTGCCGAGCTCATGCTATCTGTGTTTCTAGGCGAAACCAGCTTTGCCCGCACAGGCTGGATCCTACCTGTAGGGCTTAGTTTCTACACATTTCAAACCCTAGGCTACTCGATTGACGTTTACCGTGGTCGATTTCAGCCAGTGAAGGACCCTATCCTATTTCTCAGTTTCGTCGCATTTTTTCCTCAACTGATCGCAGGACCAATCGAAAGGGCTAAAGCACTTATCCCCCAATTCCAGGAAATTAAACCATTCGACCGTGCTGCCACGAAAGATGCTATTCTACTAATTTTATGGGGGCTTTTCAAAAAGATCGTCATAGCAGACCGACTGGCCGTCTTCGTCGACACAGCCTACGCAAACCCTGCCTTACTTACAGCGGAGACAACTTGTCTCACCATATTCTTCTTTGCTATACAACTTTACTGCGACTTCTCAGGATACTGCGATATCGCAATCGGTCTCGCCCGCTTGATGGGGTTCAGACTATCTAGAAATTTCAAACGACCCCTCTTAGCTGCATCCTTTAGTGATTTATGGAAACGATGGCACATCACAATCCACGCATGGTTTCGCGACTATCTATTCTGCCACCTGAAACGAGACAAAGCTCGTTTCTGGGTGTTTACGAATATCCTAATCATTTTTGGCATCTCCGGACTCTGGCACGGAGCTTCGTGGAATTTCATCGGCTGGGGCTTGGTCAATGGCCTTTTTCTAGTCACCTTACAGGGGATCGTATGCGAGCCGCTACTGCGGCAAAAATCTAAAATAACGAGACTCGCAAGCACTGTAATCGGTTCTATTTTCATCTATACCTCTCTCGTTTTATTCAGAGGCCAAGATTTGGGCCAATCCATCGAAATTCTCGGGAAACTCACTGAATGGTCTCTCCCTTGGGACTTCATAGGCAACGCGAAGAGACATCTCTCCCCCTTCGGTCTCAATGGCTGGGAACTTCTTTTCACCGGGCTTTTCGTCATCGCCCTATTCGCAATTGAAATCCTGCAAGAAGTGAATCACCCAATAACCTTCAGTTTTAGATACCACAAAGGACTCCAGCGCTGGTCTGCAGCGATCCTCCTGTTTCTAACGATTACATTCTTTGGCTTCTATGACGACCGAACCTCTGCACACCGGATGGAGCTGTTTGAAACCGAAGCATTTTTCGAAATGGACGAAATGGACGAATTGGAAGAAGCCTTTATTTACGAGCGATTTTAA